Below is a window of Nostoc sp. KVJ3 DNA.
AATCCCTTGAATAATACGGCGTGTAGGCTGTTCACCAAAATCAACCTCAACTATATCCCCCAATTTAAAAGCTGGAGTAAAAACAGTGGACTTTTCTAGTATATTTGTTCTATGAAATTCTTGTTCAGCTAAGTAGAGAGTTTCACTCTGGCAAACAATTGCATAAATCCATTGCTGTCTTTCCCACTGAACACCACAGCAGTAGCCTGACAAGTCTGAGATTGGCAACAAAACTTTTTCTAATATTCTTACTGCTACTGGAGGCATGGTCTGACCCCACTCAGGAGAAATATGCCAACAGGATTCTAAAGCGGTAATTTGGTTAATCATCTGGGAATGTAGTTCTCTTTTTTATACATACACTCACTTGCTTCAGTCTGATCCGGAATATAATTAAAATTTCGGGAAGCTAAGGCAACAGATGGGAATTCAAACCCAATCAATTCGAGAGCCTCCCAATTTGAGAAGACTTTACTGATACACTAATTCGTAACTAAGATAAAATTATTTTGGCAGTAGCGATCGCCTGCTCCACACTCTCCACAATATAAACATTTTCTGGCGACATTTTTTTAAAGAAAAGTTGACTTTCTTCATCATTATTCAACAAAATTACTTGCTTATTGGCTTTCAAAGCTAGAGCAATTTCTGAAGCGGTTCCTGCACCCATCCCGCAAGCAATTACCACATCACTGGTAAGAACGTTAATATTGTTTCTAGAATTACCCATGTGTGTGAAAATAGCAATATCCACCCAAGAGGACATACCATCCTGATTTTCACCTGGAAGAATACCAATAGTTAAACCATCAGCAGATTTTGCACCTTTACTTACTGCATCCATTACCCCTACATTTCTACCACCAGTGAGTAAAACCCATCCTTGTTTGGCAATAAATTGACCTAATATATAAGCATTTTGTAAATCATTTGCTGTCGCATTTTCTCCTCTCCCCATAACCCCAATAATAATTCTTCGCATAAAATTTCAGATGATACTGCTTTTGGGCGACAAGTCAAAGCTTTTTCCATAAAAGGGCAATTGGCTGAGGCGTTAGTAGGAATTTGAATGACACATTAATCAGAGTATAAATTAGTGCAGAGAAACTTCTATTTAATACAGCGATGGCTGCGCCAACGCCTGCCGGAGTACGCCCGAATGCGAACAGCGCCTCAATTCTAGAGAAGGGCTGTAAGGGTTCTGCAAAGCTTTGCAATCAAACCAAAATTTTAATTAAATATCAATATTTATCTGTTCTATCTGTCTAGCAGCTTTATCCCAAAGCTTTGCAGAAGCCTCATCTTTCCAATGATTTCTGAGATTTTCTGCTTTTTTATGACTGATTCGTTCTAACATTTCTAGAACTGCGGCTAATGTTAATTGATCAACAATTGCCTCTAAAGACTCCATATATTCTTTTGTCATAACTAACCTCTTGAATAACTATTTTGGTTTTCGGCTGATAATAGTACGATGACGAGGATCGCTAGCAATTGTAATTGCTTTCTCAAAGCCCACTTGTTCTAACACAGTTTCAATATCAAAACTATAGTAATCGTCACTCCAAGGTTCTGTACTTTTCATTAAAGTAAAGAGGATAGGTGAAAGGTTTTGAATTACAGGAGATTTCGGATTGTTATCTACTAATGCAATACAACCACCTGGGCGCAGCAGCCGTAATGCTTCTGTGAAAATTTCCTTGCTTGCATTATGCGGAAGTTCATGGGTGACAAACTGAAGAGTTACCAAGTCAAAAGAATTAGCAAGTAATCCTGTATTTTCTGCTGTAGCGTGTATCCACTTATATATCTCACCATTTTTATCTAAACTTTTGGCAACAGTGAGCATATAAGGAGATAAATCAAGACCAACAGTACAGACAGACTGCTCTTGTTTTTTTTGATAGTAACGATGTAGCGTTAGAGTAGAAATGCCCACTGAACACCCGATATCTAGTATATCCCGCACTGGTTGAGGTACATAAGTTCCCAAAACATTGTGAAAACTTTCTCTGAGTCTTTCATGAGCAGATGACCAAGTTAGATTTTCTTTAGGCCACACCCGTAATGCCATTGAATACGTAGCACTAGGAGCTTCAAAAGCTGCTTGCCAGCAAAGATTACCTTGTTCGTAAGCATGAAATGGTACTTGATAGTAATCGGGGTAAACAATACCAGAATTGATTATTGTTGATAGCTGCTGTTTTATCCCCGATGCTTCTAGTTCTTCGTAATTTTTTCTCCAGGGAATACCTTTCTTCTCAGCAGTTTTAATTAATACTTGCCTTGCTTGGTTCTTCATTAACTTATAAATAGGTCTAGTTTGGATCAGTAAGTTAACAAATTTTGAAAGCAATCCTGACCCCGCCCAATCCGGCTTAGTTTTTGTGTTCATTTTTGAGTTTAATAAGAAAGTATTCAATTTATATCAGTAGCAATATTCGTCCACGAATTTGATTGTTTTTACGGGTAGACGCAGCTTTCCTCCCAGTGTCACCACATCTCGATTAAGCCTGCGCTTGTGCAGAGGGGAAAGGATTTGTACAAAAACTCTCCCATGCACCTTATCAAGCTTGTGAGAAATGCGGGTTATCACTTCAATATGCAACCAAATAATTTTACTATTGCTGGGATGAAGCTTGATAACAATAAAAGTTAACTTTTTTCTTGAAGAATCGTAAATGTACAATTTTACTGTTGTGCATAATTTAATTATATGGACACGATTAAATACGTTCTGACTGAAAACCAAATGCCAAAAGCTTGGTACAACATCCAAGCTGATTTGCCACAAGCCTTACCACCAGTTTTAAATCCTGCTACTGGTAAGCCAATTACACCAGATGAATTATTACCTTTGTTTCCATTGGCACTGATTGAGCAAGAAGTTAGCCAACAAAGATGGATTGAAATACCAGATGCAGTCCGCTCTATTTATTGCCAGTGGCGACCAACTCCTCTTTATCGTGCCCGTCGCTTAGAACAAGCTTTAGATACGCCTGCCAAAATTTACTACAAATATGAGGGTGTTAGTCCCTCTGGAAGCCACAAACCCAATACTGCGGTCGCCCAAGCATACTACAATAAACAAGCTGGAGTCAAAAAGCTAACTACTGAAACGGGAGCCGGACAGTGGGGATCATCTCTAGCTTTTGCCGGTGCGCTATTCGGTTTAGAAGTCTTAGTTTATATGGTAAAGGTTAGCTACCAGCAAAAGCCTTACCGCCGAGCTTTAATGGAAACCTACGGCGCGAGGGTCGTTGCTAGCCCAAGTACTCAAACCCAAGCCGGACGTAAAATTCTTGCACAAAATCCCAATAGTAATGGCAGTTTAGGGATTGCTATTAGTGAAGCTGTAGAAGTAGCTGCTGCTGATCAACAAACTAAGTATGCTTTAGGTAGTGTTCTCAATCATGTACTGCTACATCAAACTGTGATTGGTCAAGAAGCATTGACTCAATTAGAAATGGCAGGAGATTATCCTGATATTGTTATTGGCTGCACTGGTGGCGGTAGCAACTTTGCCGGAATTGCTTTCCCATTTCTCGGTGCTAAACTGCGAAGAGAACGAGATATACAAGTAATAGCTGTCGAACCTGCTGCTTGTCCATCATTGACTCGTGGAAAATATGGACTTCCTTCAGGGCAACTGTCTCAACCTTGCGGTTTCCTGAAATTCGAGCTAAAGCTTTTAGGTCTAACTGAGCATTTCCCGGCACAACAGCAAAACAGATACCTGTTGTATCACCTCTGACTACTAGAGTTTTAAAAACTTGCTCTGGGGGAAGACCAACTTTGTGTGCTGTACTCTCAGCAGCGAGATCGTCAGGGTCAACCTCATAGCTCAGGATTTGGTAGGGAATACCTAGTTTATCCAGTAGTCGAGCAGCATTGGTTTTCATTCAAGTCCACAAAAGATATTATTTATTGCTCAAGCTCCCAATCTTCAATCACCAGCCCACTAACACGACTGAATTCTCTTGTGTTGTGTGTGATTAATGTTAAGTTATGTGTCAAGGCGATCGCAGCTATTTGAAAATCATTGGGGCCTA
It encodes the following:
- a CDS encoding DUF1392 family protein; this encodes MINQITALESCWHISPEWGQTMPPVAVRILEKVLLPISDLSGYCCGVQWERQQWIYAIVCQSETLYLAEQEFHRTNILEKSTVFTPAFKLGDIVEVDFGEQPTRRIIQGIFRLKDNWLYGVEWRSPILEEVSAQSRTIWLADVDLVNVSV
- a CDS encoding TIGR00725 family protein; its protein translation is MRRIIIGVMGRGENATANDLQNAYILGQFIAKQGWVLLTGGRNVGVMDAVSKGAKSADGLTIGILPGENQDGMSSWVDIAIFTHMGNSRNNINVLTSDVVIACGMGAGTASEIALALKANKQVILLNNDEESQLFFKKMSPENVYIVESVEQAIATAKIILS
- a CDS encoding class I SAM-dependent methyltransferase, translated to MNTKTKPDWAGSGLLSKFVNLLIQTRPIYKLMKNQARQVLIKTAEKKGIPWRKNYEELEASGIKQQLSTIINSGIVYPDYYQVPFHAYEQGNLCWQAAFEAPSATYSMALRVWPKENLTWSSAHERLRESFHNVLGTYVPQPVRDILDIGCSVGISTLTLHRYYQKKQEQSVCTVGLDLSPYMLTVAKSLDKNGEIYKWIHATAENTGLLANSFDLVTLQFVTHELPHNASKEIFTEALRLLRPGGCIALVDNNPKSPVIQNLSPILFTLMKSTEPWSDDYYSFDIETVLEQVGFEKAITIASDPRHRTIISRKPK
- a CDS encoding TrpB-like pyridoxal phosphate-dependent enzyme — translated: MPKAWYNIQADLPQALPPVLNPATGKPITPDELLPLFPLALIEQEVSQQRWIEIPDAVRSIYCQWRPTPLYRARRLEQALDTPAKIYYKYEGVSPSGSHKPNTAVAQAYYNKQAGVKKLTTETGAGQWGSSLAFAGALFGLEVLVYMVKVSYQQKPYRRALMETYGARVVASPSTQTQAGRKILAQNPNSNGSLGIAISEAVEVAAADQQTKYALGSVLNHVLLHQTVIGQEALTQLEMAGDYPDIVIGCTGGGSNFAGIAFPFLGAKLRRERDIQVIAVEPAACPSLTRGKYGLPSGQLSQPCGFLKFELKLLGLTEHFPAQQQNRYLLYHL